The nucleotide sequence TAGGACCGCGAACAATAATATCGTCAAGCTCGGCTTCACCGGATAACACATGGGATAAATTACGTTCAGCGCGAATACCGAGCATAACGTCGACGTTAGCTAATCCTAAGTCGGCATCAAGCACCAGCACCCGCTTGCCTTTTTCAGCCATAGCCACCGCAGTATTGATTGAGACACTGGTTTTACCCACACCGCCTTTACCGCCTGTGACCGCAATAACTTTAACTTTCTCATTCATAGGTTGATTCATTTTGCGTAAACCGCTTGCTTGATCAGGAGTCATAACTTTACTCAAATGCATAGGCCATAGAATCTGACCAGGTTTCTTGTAATTCTTGTGCTGACACATTGAGTCCAACTAAGGCCTGCTTAGCGAGGGCATAGGTGTCGGCTACCTGCATATCTTCGGGTACTCTTTGACCGTCAGTGACATAACTTAATGGTAAGCTATTGGCAATTAAGGTGCACAATGCTGCTGCGATGGAAACAGATTCATCCATTTTAGTTAACACAGCGCCAGCCAATGGAATGCGCTGAAAATGACGTACGGCTTCTTCCATTACTTTACGCTGAGAAGTGGCTGATAACACTAAATAACTGCGGATTGGGAGGCGATTATTGGCGGCTAACGTATCCAATTGTTGATAGAGTCGCATGTCCCTTTGCCCCATACCCGCCGTATCAATTAACACTAATTTTCGATTTTTAAATTGATATAGTATTTGCTCTAACTCATTAATATCATGAGCTTGCTTCACAGGGCACCCCATAATCTTGCCATAGGTGGCTAATTGTTCAAAGGCGCCAATGCGATAATGATCCATAGTAATTAAGCCCACGCTATCACTGCCATGCTTGGCAGCAAAACGCGCGGCCAATTTGGCTAAGGTGGTGGTTTTACCAACCCCAGTTGGCCCCACAAAAGCCACTATACCGCCGCGATGAACTATATCATCACCCTGATTATTTAACATATTGGCTAAACTTTGTGGCAATGCATGCACAAGCTCAGCTGGAGAATAATGCTGAGTTAAACTGGCTAATTTAGCAGCAAGGACGGGCGAAAATTCCGCTTCTAACAAATTTTGCTCAAGCATGGCGCCCACGGGATCTTGACGCTGTTTTTTATCCGTCAGTAACGATGACAACTGATGCGTCAATAAATGTCGCAATGAGCTTAATTCTTCACGCATGGCCACTATGTCGGTGGCCTCATGATTATCGGCTCTGCGTTTAGTGCGTGAGTTTGATGCTGTATTTGAATGCGCGCTTAAACTAGCGGCGACATTAGATTTTGCCGCTTGCTCTAATCCGCGCGCCCACGCGGGTAACTCAGGCGCCGCTTCTTGATTAACTTGCTGCAATTTTGCATGCTGCTTTGCCAGTAATGCCTGCAGGCTATCGCCATCACTCACTTGCGCTTGCTGCTCAGGCGCTAACGGTTGACGCAGCAGAGGTTTTGGCGCTGCCACTGTGGCTGACTGATTTCTGGCGCGTATGCTTGCTTGGGCGCTTTGTGCATTAGCTTGCGTGCCAAGAGATACAGTATCATCGCTAAGTGCGCGCGCTGGAGCCTGCGCATTTGCAACAGTATTCGCATTGGCAAACAAGGTCTTAGCCAATGACTGCGGCGCCGAGCTTGCGATATTCGCTTTAGGTTCGTCGTAATCCACAGCTGCCACTATCTCTATGCCGCCAGGGACTTTCTTGTTAGACATGATCACAGCATCTGAGCCTAAAGTATCTTTCACTTGAGCTAGGGCACTGCGCATATCTTTTGCAAAAAATCGTTTAATTTTCAATTAAATGTCCTCTAGTGACCGACAGCGGCGACTATCCTAATTTGTTTCTCATCGGGGACTTCTTGATACGAAATCACCCGCAAATTAGGAATTGTGTACTTAGTAAACCTAGATAAGGTCGACCTAAGCATGCCCGAGGTTAATAACACTGCAGGTTGCCCTACCATCTCTTGTCGTTGCGCCGCATCGGCCAATGACTGCTGCATCCGTTCTGCCAGTCCAGGCTCAATGTTAGGACCTTCACCGCCAGACGCTTGCATTGACTGATGCAACATCTGTTCCAACTCTGGCGCCAAGGTTATGACGGGAATTTCTAATTCTGGGCCGGAGATTTCCTGAACTATCATGCGTTTCAAGGCGATACGCACAGCAGCTGTCAGTACCTCGGTATCATTACTCTTAGTGCCATACTCAAGTAAGGTTTGCACTATGGTCTTTAAGTCGCGAATAGAGACGCCATCATTCAGTAAATTCTGCATCACTTTAACTACTGAGCCTAAAGACATGACATCTGGCACTAAGCCATCCACCAGCTTAGGTGACAGCTTGGCCAGCATATCCAGCAGTTGCTGCACTTCCTCGTAACCCAATAATTTAAACGAGTTATTATGCAATAACTGACTTAAGTGAGTGGCCACTACCGTGGCAGCATCTACGACTGTGTAACCTAAGGTTTGGGCTTGCTCGCGCTGTGAGGGGTTAATCCATACCGCTTCTAATCCAAAGGCGGGATCGCGAGTCGGCGTGCCATCTAACTTGCCATACACTTGGCCAGGATTGATGGCAAGCTCGCAATCATGGCGAATCTCCGCCTCACCCACAGTGACGCCCATTAAGGCAATACGGTAAGAATTGGGTGATAAATCAAGATTATCGCGAATATGCACCGCAGGAATTAAGAAACCCAATTCTTGTGACAGTTTTTTACGCACGCCTTTAATGCGCCCAAGCAATTCGCCGCCTTGGCCTTTATCCACTAATGGGATGAGTCGATAGCCAACCTCAAGCCCAATAGTGTCAACATGATGCACATCATCCCAACTCAGCTCTTTAGGCCCTTTATTTTCGCTCTCAACTGGGCCAGTCAGCGCCGCTTCTGCCGCTAACGCTTTAGCTCGCGCCTGCTTACGATAAAGCAGCCAAGCTATACCACCGGTTAACCCTGCAAAACTGATGAACGCTAAATGCGGCATACCAGGCACTATGCCCATGATAAACATCACAGCCGAGGCAATGGCGAGCGCCTTTGGGTTGTCAAACATTTGGCCAATCATCATCTGCCCCATGTCACCCGCTTCATTTTGGCGAGTCACCATTAAGGCGGCAGCAATGGATAATAATAACCCGGGAATTTGCGCGACTAAGCCATCACCTATGGTTAGTAAAGTGTAGATTTCAGCCGCTTCACCAAAACTTAAGCCGTGCTGCATCATGCCGATAATAAAGCCGCCTATTATGTTGATAAACAAAATAATAATGCCGGCAATGGCATCTCCTTTGGTGAATTTTGACGCGCCGTCCATAGCGCCGTAAAAGTCGGCTTCACGAGTCACTTCTTGACGCCTAGTCCGGGCTTGCTCTTGAGTAATTAAGCCCGCATTTAAATCTGCATCAATGGCCATTTGCTTGCCAGGCATAGCGTCCAAGGTGAAGCGAGCACTTACTTCTGAGATGCGGCCCGCACCTTTGGTTACGACCGAGAAGTTGATTATGATTAAGATTAAAAACACCACTAAGCCCACGGCATAATTACCGCCTATGACCACAGTACCAAAGGCCTCAATCACTTTACCGGCAGCTGCAGGGCCATTATGGCCTTCAAGTAACACCACACGGGTGGATGCTACGTTAAGCGCCAGTCTTAATAAGGTGGCAACTAACAATACCGTTGGGAAAGCGGCAAAATCTAACGGCCGATTGGTGTAAATCGCCACCAGTAGCACGACTAATGCGAGCGAAATATTAAAGGAAAACAAGATATCTAATAGCAGCGGCGGCATGGGTAGCACTATCATCGCCAGCGCGGCTAACACCAGCGCCGGCGTGCCAATGCCGCGCATATGGGCTGGCTTAATTTGCTTTATTTGACCAAACGTGGCTTTCATATCCATAACAAGCTGCCTGAACTTTGACGCTGCGAGCGAGAGTCATCTCACTCAGCAAGGATTACGCCAAGTGTGTTTAGTCATTTGTTGGAGTCGCCAATAGCCCGTTTACAAGCTTAAACGGGCTATTGACTGCTTAATGCTTAAGCTCATCAGGGATAGGTTGATTGGCGGGAATGGGCGTGGGTTTGCGACCTTTACCTTGCTGGAATTGCTTTAACTGATAAATATAGGCGAGCACCTGCGCCACGGCGGTAAACAAGCCATCGGGGATTTGTTGATCAAGCTTAGTGCTGTAATAAATAGCGCGAGTGAGCGGCGGCGCTGACACGATAGGAATATTGTAAGCCCTAGCAATTTCTCGAATTTTAAAGGCAATCTCATCACTGCCTTTGGCCACCACAAAAGGCACGGCCGCCTGTTTGACATCGTATTTAAGCGCCACAGCGTAGTGCTCTGGGTTCACCATAATCACATCCGCCTCAGGGATTTTTGCCATCATACGGCGCTGGGAAATCTCGCGCTGCATTTGCCGAATTTTGCCTTTTACTTCTGGCTTACCTTCAGTGTCCTTGTATTCATCTTTAATCTCTTGCAGCGTCATTTTAAGCTGCTTGTTATGGTGCCACATCTGAAAGGGGACATCGATGGCGGCGATAAGGATCAATGAGCTACACAGTAGTAAAAACATCCACGCCAGTAAATCCATGGCATCACGCATATTGCTGGGTAAATGACCCCGTGACAGCTGTAAAATATCGCCGTAGTAAAATTTTAATAGCAAATACACCATGGCGACCACCACAGCGAATTTAGCTAATCCCTTACCCAGTTCAACTAAAGCTTGCACTCCAAACATTCGCTTAAAGCCAGCCATAGGGCTCATCTTACTGGCCTTAGGCATCATGGCTTGGGTCGAGAAATTAAAGCCGCCAAGTAAAATATTGCCAATGATGGCAACCACAGTCAGCATCAAAATAAAACTTGCCACTGGCCAAGCGAGTTCTGATACCACCACTTTCCAAATATTAAACATGGCATTAGCATCAAATATTTGGGCGCGGGTGCGACCAAAGGTGGCCGCCATAACATTGGCAAGCCCTTGGGCAATGGCAGGCCCAGTCACGATAAGCCCTATGGCCGAGGCCAATAATACCGCCGCAGTACCTAATTCTTTAGAGCGGGCAATTTGCCCTTTTTCGCGCGCCTGCTCTAGGCGCCTCGATGTGGGTTGTTCGGTTTTTTCTTGACCGCTGTCTTCAGACATTATCCCTGCTCCACTGACTATTTCACCGCCAAGACTTAAGGCGTTTTAGGGTTTAACTTGGCATTGCAGCGCCAATAAATCACACATAAGCACTTGAGCTGCCGCCCAGATTTCATGAAAATGCGCCATGATGGGCTCAAGAGTTAACCAAATAATCACTAGACCACTTATCATGGTGATAGGAAAACCAATGGCGAAAATGTTGAGTTGCGGCGATGCCCGCGTCATCACGCCAAAAGCAATGTTAATCAGGAGTAAGGCGACTATGGCAGAAATGGACATAGTGAGCGCTGCGCCAAACATATAACTGCCCCATAGGGCTAAGTCTTGATAACGCTCAATATTAATGCCACTAGTCGACACTGGAATCGTCTCAAAGCTCGCAATAAGCATGCGGATCATCAACAGATGTCCATCAACAGCTAAAAATATTAAGGTGCTTAATAATAGGAAAAAGTTGCTCACCACTGGGGTTTGCTGGCCTGAACCTGGGTCCACCATGGAAGCAAAACCTAAGGATGTTTGCATACCGATAATTTGCCCTGCCAACACAAAGATTTGCACCATTAATATCGATATCAGTCCGGTCGCGACCCCAATCAAAATTTGCTGAGCACTCACAAAAATAGCGGGAAATGAAAATAACTGAATATCTGGCATAGGGGGCAGCATAGGCGCGACTGCAACGGTAATGGCCATAGCGAGTAATAATCGCACTCGTCTTGGGGTTGTGGTGGCGCCAAACACCACCATCACCATCAACATGCTAGAAATGCGAAACAGCGGCCAGACATAGGCAGCTAAGGTCGCATTAATACTGCTAAATAAAATATCCACATTCAGCCTTTACCCTTGAGTTAGCCTATGATCATAGGAATGCGCCGCACCATTTCAATAAAGAAATCCATCATGGTTTGTATTAGCCAATGGCCTAAAAACATCAGTGCGAACAAGGTGGCTAATAAACGAGGTAAAAAACTTAAGGTCTGTTCGTTGATTGAGGTCGCCGCTTGAAACACGGCCACCACTAAGCCGACAATTAGCCCTGGCACAACGATCACAGAAACCATAATCACTATGGCGCCTAAGGCCTCACGGAAAATATCCACCATCATCTCAGGTGACATAATTTCTCCTTAAGCAATAACGCCGCCACTATCAGTTACCTAAGCCAAAACTGGTAGCGAGCGACCCCATGACTAAGCTCCAACCATCCACCAGCACAAACAGCATAATCTTAAAGGGTAAAGACACTATCATGGGCGACAGCATCATCATGCCCATGGCCATCAAGATACTGGCGACGACTAAATCCAACACCAGAAACGGAATAAACAGCATGAAACCAATTTGAAACGCCGTCTTTAATTCACTGGTAATGAAGGCCGGCACTATCACTTGCATTGGGGTAGCTTCGGGCGATGGGATATTGTCGTAACCTGCGATATCTATGAAGGTTTTTAAATCGGTATCACGAGTTTGTGCCAGCATAAAGGCTTTGAGTGGATCTTTTCCTTGCTGATAAGCCTGCTCAATATTCAGCGTGCCATCCATATAAGGGGTCACAGCTTTAGCATAAATCTCATCAAACACCGGCGTCATAATAAAAAACGTCATGAATAAGCTAAGACCAATCAACACTTGGTTTGAAGGCGTTTGTTGCAGCCCTATGGCTTGGCGCAAAATAGACAGCACCACTATGATGCGAGTAAATGAGGTCAACATAATCACCATGGCCGGAATAAAGCTCATGGCTGTCATTAGCAATAAAATTTGCATAGTGACTGAATATTGACTCGAGCCATCGGGCCCTTGAGTGACAGTAACCGCAGGTAAAATGCCGTCACTCGCCCATAAGGCTGGACTTAACAACAGCAGAGGCAGCAACCATAGGCTGAGCCTAGTAATGGCTGCCAGTTTCATAGCGCAGGATCCTCGCGCCGTACATGCACAGAACCTGCGCCTTGCTTAGCTTGCTTTACTTGTTTGAGCCTTTCAGCAAAGTTAATAGGGGTGTGATTAATAGGTTCTGCCAACTTATCGAGCAAACTAATGTTGTGCGCTGTAACCCCTAATAAATATTGCTGACCATCAAGCTCCATCAGCACTAATTTTTCCTTTTGGCCTAAGGGCGTGACTGCTATGGTTTTGATTAACCCATGCTGGCCAGGCACTAAATTTAAGCGCCTCACTAACCAAGCCAGGACAAAAATCACCACTAACACCACCACTAAACCGCCTGCCATGCTGGCCATGGTCGCTATCGATGTGGGGTCAGCACTGGCAACACCTGCTTGGCTTATGCCAGTGGCGGCGCTGCTCGTCACATTATTCGCCACATTGCTTGCAACATTACTTGCCCCATCGCCAGCAACCTTAGTTGCGGTATCAGAAGCATTGCTCGCCAGCGCTATAAGTCCTGACATGATTGTCCTTATTTGAGTTTTTTAATCCGTTCGGTTTGGCTAATCACATCGGTAAGACGAATACCGAATTTATCGTTAACGACCACTACTTCCCCATGGGCAATCAAGGTGCCGTTGACCATGACATCCAATGGCTCGCCCGCCACCCTATCAAGCTCCACCACTGAGCCTTGATTTAGCTGCAGTAAATTTCTAATGGAAATAAAACTGCGACCAACTTCCATGGCGATAGTTACAGGAATATCCATGATGCTATCAAGCTTGGCTTTCTCTTCTGCTGAAATTGGCGCTGACTCATCTTTAAACTGATCAAGCACCACAGCACTCGCTTCTTCATCCGCTTGCTCCGCCATAGCGGCGGCCCAATCATCCATATCATTACTCATGAGTATCACCTTGTAGTTCTTTCGCTTTGCCTTTTCTGGTAATCAGTTGTAATTGACTCTTCATAGGCGCTGGCCGCGGAATTTTTTCATAGATTTTCAGGGCCAAATTGTCGCCTGCTTGCCCAAGCTTGCAGCGAAAACTTGGCAATTTCTCCACTTCCATCACCATGTATTCAGGTAAATCCACTGGGATAATATCGCCCGCTTTCATCTCCATCACATCTTTAAGGGTGACGACCTTTTTCACTACTGTGGATTCAATGGCAACATCCACATCCATAATTTCATCCCGCAGCGCCTGCGACCAGCGAATATCCGTATCTTGCTTGTCACTCTGCACGCCGGCGTCAAGCATCTCGCGAATCGGTTCTATCATGGAGTACGGCATAGTGATGTGAAAATCACCGCCGCCACCATCAAGTTCAATATGAAATGAACTGATCACCACCACTTCGGTGGGGCTCACTATGTTGGCCATGGCAGGGTTCACTTCAGAATCTAAATATTCAAATTCTGTATCCATCACCGGTGCCCAAGCATCTTTGTAATCTTCAAAAATAATTTTGAGCAGCAACTGAATAATCCGCCGCTCTGTGGGGGTAAATTCCCGCCCTTCAATTTTGGCGTGAAAGCGGCCATCGCCGCCAAAAAAGTTATCCACCAAAATAAACACTAAACGCGCTTCCATGGTGATGAGCCCAGTCCCTTTAAGTGGGCTAAAGCGCACCATGTTAAGACTGGTTGGCACAAACAAGGTGTGAATGTATTCACCAAATTTGAGCATTTGCACGCCATTAATCGAGACCTCAACCGAGCGGCGCATCATGTTGAACATGCTTATGCGTAAGTGCCGGGCAAAGCGTTCATTAACTATCTCCAAGGTCGGCATACGGCCGCGCACAATTCTATCTTGGGAAGAAAAGTCATAAGAACGACCAGCTCCTGCCTCACTAGGGCTATCTTCTTCTACATCGTCGACGCCATGCAGTAGGGCATCAATTTCGTCTTGGCTTAATAAATCGCTCACACTCAGACCTTATCTTGGTTATTGCATGACAAAACCCGTAAAGAGCACTTGCTCCACCAACTTACGACCCGTCACAGTTTGCACTGTGGTTTGCACTTTATTTAACGCGTCGGTGCGCAGTTCATCTTTACCCGCTTGCGTACTAAGATTGCTGGCTTCGGCCGCGCTAAAGCTTGATAACAAGGCATCTTCAATTAAGGGAATATGTTTAGAAATTAGGGCTGCATCTTCAGTGCCGCGCCCCATAAGTTGCACTTTAATTTCCACCAGACGGGTACGACTGCCTACCGCGAGATTAAATAAGAAGGGTCTTGGCATAGGCACATAAAAGGCTTCACCTGTAGCTGGCGCGCCAGCAGCCGGATCTGTTGCAGGGGCTGCTGCACCGGCTTCGGTGGTTTCAGGGGCAGGCTCTTCACCGCCACTTAAGAAAAAGAAGGCGCCGCCACCAATAGCTAACAGCACAACCACAGCCGCTATGATAATCAGCGGCAGTTTACTTTTTGCCTTAGGTTGGTCTTTGTTTTCAAGTTCAAGTCCAGCAGCCATGGTTAATCCCTTAACATTCACTCATTGATAGTTAACAGCTAACACAAGTAAAACATAAGCGTTAGTTGTTAAATTATATGACTAAATACAGATTACCTGTTTACGCATAATAATCTATACCCTGAGCATAACTAGTTGTCTGATTTGAACTTGTTTCGAGCTCGGCGCTGCTAAGCTCAGTCAACATATCGGTTTGTCCTTCAATGCCGCCTTCTTGCTTACCTTGCTGCTGTTGCTCTTTGCCTTGTTCAGACACCTGTGAGTCCGCTAATTGCATGCCCTGATCATTGAGTAAGTCGCGTAGTTTCGGCATGGCTTGTTCAAGCATGTCGCGGGTTTGCGCTGAGGCTGCCACAAACTGCACTTGGGTTTGATCGCCCTGCACTTGAATGCGCACTAACAGGCTGCCAAGTTCAGGCGGGTCGAGACGAATTTCCGCTTGCCCAATCCCTTGAGACACCATGGCCAGCAATTGTGATCGCATCACAGGCGCAAAGCGCTCAATCATTTCATGCTGTTGCAGCTGCTGATCTAAATGCTGGCGTAATGATAATTGCACTTGGCTAACGTTTTGGGTTTTAGTGGCATCCAGGCTTGCGCTAGCTGTACTTGGTAATACATTTATGGTTTTAGGTTCATTTTCAACCACTTGAAATTTTGCATCGGCTAACAAACTTGCCATTTGCTTATCGGTTAGCGGTGCATCTTGCGGCGTTAATAGTGATTTGCTAAGTTGTGAAGCCATGCTCCCTTGGCTATTTAGCGGCGATTGAGCCTCAAGATTAACGCCAGCATTTGGCGCACTATTCACTAGTCCCTCGCCTAAAATGTTACTGCGACTTTGTGGGCTTTGATTAAGTGCTGAATGGCTATTGGCATGTAACTGCGCTGTAGCGCTGGCTGATAGCTCAGCTTGATAGCCCTTCTGACTATTGGCGTTATCATTTAGCGCCGGTTTAGGATGATTCGCGCCATCACTCAGTACCAAGCTATTAATGTCCTTACCACTGACAACCGTAGCAGCCAGCGCATCTTTCGCGGTTTGCCATTTAGGTTCAGTATTTGGCAAAGGCTCACCAGAGGCGGCTAAGGTTTGCTGCAGCATGGCAGCCAAACTATGAGCATCAAGCTTATCCAATGCCTTAGCCTCCAGCCCTTGCGTGCTTAACCACTCTTTGAACTGCGCTAAATCATTGCTTGATAACTCAAGTGCTTGCCCTTGCTGCAATTGCTCCCAAGTATTGGTTAGCAAATTCTGTAACTCAGGCGGTAATGCCTCTTTATCATTGCCTTGCTGCCACTGAGCTAATAAGGCCGCAAGTTCATTGAGTACTTTGGCATCTATGTCTGTGGGCTGTTCATGCCCCAATGTCAGCGCTAATAGCTGCTCTAGTGAAAGCTCTGCCTCAGGTACTGCGCTGCCTTGCAGTAAGGCATCAAGCTCTTCAACCGCGAAACTGAGTTCACCATCTAAACTAGCATCGGCCCCAGCTAATTGATTGACATTGAGGGAATCAAGGGCTGAGTCATCAATACCTAACTGACTAAACATCAGCGTCATAAAATCGTCACTGCCAAAATTTTTGCCAAGCGGCAAGTGTTTATCTTGACTGACAGCCGGCTTGTTAGCTTGATTAACGTCATGATTTAACGGTTTAGTTTTATCGGTTAATGCGGTGTTAGCATCGCTGTTTTTAACAGGCTTAATCTCGGGATTTCTTGGTGTGTCAGTACTTGTTTGCTGGGCGCGCACAGCATCTTTACTTGCCGCGTCGCGATTAGCGGCATCTCTGCGGCTGTCATTGGCCGCCCTTTGATCAGCGGCAAGCTTATTATTAGCCGCCATTTGGGTATTTTCTTGCTGTAACTGCTCAGCTCTTTGCTGCCTAGCATTGGCGGCGGCCGTTAACGCGGT is from Shewanella sp. SNU WT4 and encodes:
- the flhF gene encoding flagellar biosynthesis protein FlhF: MKIKRFFAKDMRSALAQVKDTLGSDAVIMSNKKVPGGIEIVAAVDYDEPKANIASSAPQSLAKTLFANANTVANAQAPARALSDDTVSLGTQANAQSAQASIRARNQSATVAAPKPLLRQPLAPEQQAQVSDGDSLQALLAKQHAKLQQVNQEAAPELPAWARGLEQAAKSNVAASLSAHSNTASNSRTKRRADNHEATDIVAMREELSSLRHLLTHQLSSLLTDKKQRQDPVGAMLEQNLLEAEFSPVLAAKLASLTQHYSPAELVHALPQSLANMLNNQGDDIVHRGGIVAFVGPTGVGKTTTLAKLAARFAAKHGSDSVGLITMDHYRIGAFEQLATYGKIMGCPVKQAHDINELEQILYQFKNRKLVLIDTAGMGQRDMRLYQQLDTLAANNRLPIRSYLVLSATSQRKVMEEAVRHFQRIPLAGAVLTKMDESVSIAAALCTLIANSLPLSYVTDGQRVPEDMQVADTYALAKQALVGLNVSAQELQETWSDSMAYAFE
- the flhA gene encoding flagellar biosynthesis protein FlhA, which produces MDMKATFGQIKQIKPAHMRGIGTPALVLAALAMIVLPMPPLLLDILFSFNISLALVVLLVAIYTNRPLDFAAFPTVLLVATLLRLALNVASTRVVLLEGHNGPAAAGKVIEAFGTVVIGGNYAVGLVVFLILIIINFSVVTKGAGRISEVSARFTLDAMPGKQMAIDADLNAGLITQEQARTRRQEVTREADFYGAMDGASKFTKGDAIAGIIILFINIIGGFIIGMMQHGLSFGEAAEIYTLLTIGDGLVAQIPGLLLSIAAALMVTRQNEAGDMGQMMIGQMFDNPKALAIASAVMFIMGIVPGMPHLAFISFAGLTGGIAWLLYRKQARAKALAAEAALTGPVESENKGPKELSWDDVHHVDTIGLEVGYRLIPLVDKGQGGELLGRIKGVRKKLSQELGFLIPAVHIRDNLDLSPNSYRIALMGVTVGEAEIRHDCELAINPGQVYGKLDGTPTRDPAFGLEAVWINPSQREQAQTLGYTVVDAATVVATHLSQLLHNNSFKLLGYEEVQQLLDMLAKLSPKLVDGLVPDVMSLGSVVKVMQNLLNDGVSIRDLKTIVQTLLEYGTKSNDTEVLTAAVRIALKRMIVQEISGPELEIPVITLAPELEQMLHQSMQASGGEGPNIEPGLAERMQQSLADAAQRQEMVGQPAVLLTSGMLRSTLSRFTKYTIPNLRVISYQEVPDEKQIRIVAAVGH
- the flhB gene encoding flagellar biosynthesis protein FlhB; amino-acid sequence: MSEDSGQEKTEQPTSRRLEQAREKGQIARSKELGTAAVLLASAIGLIVTGPAIAQGLANVMAATFGRTRAQIFDANAMFNIWKVVVSELAWPVASFILMLTVVAIIGNILLGGFNFSTQAMMPKASKMSPMAGFKRMFGVQALVELGKGLAKFAVVVAMVYLLLKFYYGDILQLSRGHLPSNMRDAMDLLAWMFLLLCSSLILIAAIDVPFQMWHHNKQLKMTLQEIKDEYKDTEGKPEVKGKIRQMQREISQRRMMAKIPEADVIMVNPEHYAVALKYDVKQAAVPFVVAKGSDEIAFKIREIARAYNIPIVSAPPLTRAIYYSTKLDQQIPDGLFTAVAQVLAYIYQLKQFQQGKGRKPTPIPANQPIPDELKH
- the fliR gene encoding flagellar biosynthetic protein FliR, whose protein sequence is MDILFSSINATLAAYVWPLFRISSMLMVMVVFGATTTPRRVRLLLAMAITVAVAPMLPPMPDIQLFSFPAIFVSAQQILIGVATGLISILMVQIFVLAGQIIGMQTSLGFASMVDPGSGQQTPVVSNFFLLLSTLIFLAVDGHLLMIRMLIASFETIPVSTSGINIERYQDLALWGSYMFGAALTMSISAIVALLLINIAFGVMTRASPQLNIFAIGFPITMISGLVIIWLTLEPIMAHFHEIWAAAQVLMCDLLALQCQVKP
- the fliQ gene encoding flagellar biosynthesis protein FliQ, which codes for MSPEMMVDIFREALGAIVIMVSVIVVPGLIVGLVVAVFQAATSINEQTLSFLPRLLATLFALMFLGHWLIQTMMDFFIEMVRRIPMIIG
- the fliP gene encoding flagellar type III secretion system pore protein FliP (The bacterial flagellar biogenesis protein FliP forms a type III secretion system (T3SS)-type pore required for flagellar assembly.); the protein is MKLAAITRLSLWLLPLLLLSPALWASDGILPAVTVTQGPDGSSQYSVTMQILLLMTAMSFIPAMVIMLTSFTRIIVVLSILRQAIGLQQTPSNQVLIGLSLFMTFFIMTPVFDEIYAKAVTPYMDGTLNIEQAYQQGKDPLKAFMLAQTRDTDLKTFIDIAGYDNIPSPEATPMQVIVPAFITSELKTAFQIGFMLFIPFLVLDLVVASILMAMGMMMLSPMIVSLPFKIMLFVLVDGWSLVMGSLATSFGLGN
- the fliO gene encoding flagellar biosynthetic protein FliO → MSGLIALASNASDTATKVAGDGASNVASNVANNVTSSAATGISQAGVASADPTSIATMASMAGGLVVVLVVIFVLAWLVRRLNLVPGQHGLIKTIAVTPLGQKEKLVLMELDGQQYLLGVTAHNISLLDKLAEPINHTPINFAERLKQVKQAKQGAGSVHVRREDPAL
- the fliN gene encoding flagellar motor switch protein FliN; this translates as MSNDMDDWAAAMAEQADEEASAVVLDQFKDESAPISAEEKAKLDSIMDIPVTIAMEVGRSFISIRNLLQLNQGSVVELDRVAGEPLDVMVNGTLIAHGEVVVVNDKFGIRLTDVISQTERIKKLK
- the fliM gene encoding flagellar motor switch protein FliM yields the protein MSDLLSQDEIDALLHGVDDVEEDSPSEAGAGRSYDFSSQDRIVRGRMPTLEIVNERFARHLRISMFNMMRRSVEVSINGVQMLKFGEYIHTLFVPTSLNMVRFSPLKGTGLITMEARLVFILVDNFFGGDGRFHAKIEGREFTPTERRIIQLLLKIIFEDYKDAWAPVMDTEFEYLDSEVNPAMANIVSPTEVVVISSFHIELDGGGGDFHITMPYSMIEPIREMLDAGVQSDKQDTDIRWSQALRDEIMDVDVAIESTVVKKVVTLKDVMEMKAGDIIPVDLPEYMVMEVEKLPSFRCKLGQAGDNLALKIYEKIPRPAPMKSQLQLITRKGKAKELQGDTHE
- the fliL gene encoding flagellar basal body-associated protein FliL; the protein is MAAGLELENKDQPKAKSKLPLIIIAAVVVLLAIGGGAFFFLSGGEEPAPETTEAGAAAPATDPAAGAPATGEAFYVPMPRPFLFNLAVGSRTRLVEIKVQLMGRGTEDAALISKHIPLIEDALLSSFSAAEASNLSTQAGKDELRTDALNKVQTTVQTVTGRKLVEQVLFTGFVMQ